Genomic segment of Motacilla alba alba isolate MOTALB_02 unplaced genomic scaffold, Motacilla_alba_V1.0_pri HiC_scaffold_34, whole genome shotgun sequence:
TCATTTCCTAATTATTTCCTAATTATTAGCCATTGTTTCCCATCATTAACGTAATTTCCGGCATTAATTATTTCCCCCCCCATATTTCccaattattattaattatctctcatcattaattatttttcccccatcGTTAGTAAATATTCCCGATATTAATCATCACTTCCCAATTAATAATCATTATTTCTCAATACTTCCTCATTATTTCCCaattattattcattatttccCGATTAATAGTCATCATTTCCCAATTATCATCCATTATTTCTCATAATTAACCGTAATTTCCAATTCTTAATCACTATTTCCCCATGATTAGCCATTATGAGCCATTATCATCTCCATTAATTAGCAATTAATTGGCAATAATTACCCATTAATTAGCTATTATTACCTCATTATTAGCCACAATCGTATTATTATAGCAATATCATTAGCCACCATTAATATTACCCCACAATTACTCATTAATTAGCGCTAATTAGCCATTATCCCCCCCCCAAGGTCATTAATTATTAGCGGcttctccccctttccccaccaACAAACCACGCCCTCTCATTTGCAAAACCACGCCCCTAACCAGCACCCCACGTCAATCATCCGCCATAACCCCGCCTCCTTCCCGCCAAaacccctccctctccccttaCGAATCAAACCCCGCCTTCCGCCCCTCTCAACCAATCAGCGTTGTCGCTACGGGAGAAGTAGCCAATCAGCGGTGTCGCTGCGCGAGGGGGGGCGTGGCTTCGCTGCCGTGAGGGGGAGGTGGCGGCCGCCATTTTAGAGGCGGCTGAGGGCGAGCGGGGAGGGGACGTATGGAGGCTATAGGGGCTCTATAGGGGCGGTTTGGGGTTTCCaatggggctgggggcttcTAAAAGGGATCCTGGGCGGGTTTTCAAGGGGTTTGAGGGGGGTAGGGAATGTGGGGGAGGCGGGGTGGGCGTGAGGGTGTGTGGGGCCTGTGTGGGATCTATAGGGGATCTATAGGGGATCTATgggggggaatttttggggatatCCGGAGTGGTTTTTGGGGATATCCGGAACGTATGGATGGAGgttggggggaggggaagggaggggggagggggaagtTGGTGGTACCTATGGAGGGTGGCGGGGGGTGGGATCTATAGGGGATCTGTAGGGGGAGGGAAGCTAtagggggggatttggggaataTCCGGAGTGGTTTCTGGGGATATCCGGAACCTATGGGAGCTATAGGGGACTTTGGCGGAGGGGGAATTGGGCCCTATATGGGACCTATGGGGCCTATAGGAGACTTGGGAGGCGGTTGGGACCTataggggatttttttgggggggtgtgGACCCTATATGGGACCTATAGGGGGCTTTGGGGGGGGGATCTTGGGCCCTATATGGGACCTATGTGGGCTGTAGGGGACTTTGGGGGGGTTGGGGCCACTACAGGGGATCTATAGGGGGATTTAAGTAGGAGATTTTGGGTGGGGTTGGGCCCTATATGGGACCTATGGGGTCTATAAGGGACTTTGGGGGGGGGTTGGGCCCTATATGGGACCTATGGGGGCTATAGGGGACTCTGGGGGGGGGGTTGGGATGtatgggaggttttttttttgggggggggttgggCCCTATATGGGACCTATGGGGGGATTTGAGGGTTCTATAGGGGACTTGGGGGGGGGTTTGGACCCTATATGGGACCTATAGGGGGATTGGAAGGGTCTATAGGGGATTGGGGGGGGGGCTTTGGGTTCTATAGGGGAGGTTTGGGTGGGTCTGGGGGACCCCATGGTGTCTATAGGGGGGATTGGGGGTCCGGTATGGGATCTATAGGGGACATTGGGGGGGTTGTGGGACCTATAGGGGACACTGGGGTTCTATGGGGGGGGGGTTaaagggattttgggggcaTTGGGGGTCCTATATGGGACCTGTAGGGGGGGGTTATGTGATCTATAGGGGACATTGGGGAATTGGGGGTCCTATATGGGACCTatgggggggttggggggttTTAGGGGATCTATAGGGGACATTTGGGGTCTATAGGTGGTGGTTAAGGTGActttgggggggtttgggggtcctATATGGGGCCTATAAGGGGGATTTAGGGGATCTATAGGGGACACTGGGGTTCTATAGGGGACGTGGGGGTTCTATAGGGGGGTTGGAGGTGGTTTAGGGTTCTTTTAGGGGGCGTTGGGGCTCTCTAGGGGGGTTTGGTGACATTTGGGGGGGATTTAGGGGATCTATAGGGGACACTGGGCGTCTATAGGGGAAATGGGGGCCCCATATGGGACATTAAGCTTCTATGGGGGACGTTGGGGGCCTATAGGGGCTCTATAGGTGCcgcccagcccctcctggggctcctttGGTGGGGGGGGATGATCCTATAGGGGATTCCATCGGGCATCCCATGGGTATCTATACGCTATCCATAGGGGATCTATAGGTGATCCCATAGGGCATTCCGGAGATGATTCCATAAGGGATCCATAGGTGATTCCATAGGGGACTCACAGGTGATCCATGGCGAATCCATAGGGGTCCCATAGAGGATCTATAGGGGATCCATGGGGAATCCATAGGGGTCCCATAGAGGATCTATAGGGGATCCATGGGTGGTCCATAAGGGATCTATAGGGGATCCATGGGGAATCCATAGGGGTCCCATAGAGGATCTATAGGGGATTCCATAGGCGATCCACAGGGCATCCCATCTATAGGGGATCTCCGGGAGATCCATAGATTATTCCATAGGGGATCCATAGGGCTCCCAAAGCTGATCCATAGGGGCTCTATAGGGGCTCCATAGGCCCTGTTCCCCAGCGGGGGGCGCTGTCCCGTGCGCTGCCCCCGGGGCCGAGGCCACAGCAAGGCCGGGGTCACCTACGGCCGGGGCCGTATGGATCCTATAGGGGACCCTGCCCTATAGGGGACCCTGCGGGGGAtccgccgcggccccggcacACGCCGGCCCCTACACACCCTATAGAGCCTATAGGGGATCCTGTACATCCTGTAGGGGGTCATGTATGTTCTATAGGGGATCCGCCATGGCCCCAGCACATGCTATCCCCCCCAGATCCTATAGGGGATCCTATAGGGGGTCATATACATCCTATAGGCGATCCGCCGTGGCCCCGAGGAGACCGGCCCCTACACaccctaaaaaatcccaaacttccCTCTAGAAAATCTAAAATCCCCTAtggaaaaccccaaatcccctatAGAATCCCCAAGTTTCCTATAGAAAGCCCCATAtggaaaaccccaaatcccttaTGGAAAACTCCAAATCCCCTAtagaaaatcccaaatcccctaTAGAAATTCATCTatggaaaatcccaaatcccctaTGGAAAGCCCTAAATCCCCTAtagaaaatcccaaaatcccctatAGAAATTCCCCTATGGAAAGCCCCCTATAGAAAACCCCAAGTCCCCTATAGAAAGCCCCCTGTAggggatcccaaatcccttgTGGAAATTCCCTTAGGGAAAATCCTAAATCCCCTATGGAAAGCCCCCTAtagaaaaccccaaatcccctatGGAAAATCCTAAAGCCCCTTTAGGGGATCCAAAATCCCCTATGGAAATTCCCCTATAGAAAGCCCCCTATAGAAAGCCCCAAATGCCTCCGGACGAAGCCCTGGATCCGAGCGCAGGTAAGggggaaaatctgggaattttggggggaaaatccgggaattttgggggaaaatccGGAAACTTTGGGGGAAAATCCGGGAATTTTTGAAAAAAGGTGGAATTTGGGTAAAAAGTCCTGGAAATTTTGGGGTAAATTCTGGGGTTTTAgggaaaaatcctggaattttggggagaaaataatgggattttggggggaaatcttggaattttggggagaaatgatggaattttgggggaaaaacctggaattttgggggaaaacgctggaattttggggaaagcctggaattttggggaaaaaactggaattttgggggaaaaacctggaattttgggggggaaatgctggaatttttgggggaaaaacctggaattttggggaaaaacctggaattttggggaaagcctggattttgggaacaaaaattggaattttgggggaaaatgatGGAATCTTTGAacaaaaattggaattttggggattttttgggggcattttggggatttttttcgGAATTCTTTAGGGAATTTGGAGGAATTTTTAgggaatattttcttaaatttttttggttttttcctgatttttttgggaatttttaggAGGAATTTTTGTGTAATCTTGGGGAATTTTGAGGGAATtctttggggaattttgggaaatttttttctgatttttttgggaatttttggggggatttaaaagaatttttttgggattattttgggAATTTCAGGACCCCTCCCCCAAAGGCGTGGGGGTCTCCCGTGGCCCCTCCACGTAAGAACCGGAGGCAGAAAATCGGGACAAAATTCCCAAATATTTGGGGGAATTCCCGGAATTGCCACGGGAACCCCTCTGGGAACGGAGCCCGACACAGAATTAGGGGAAAAAACGAGAATTTTAGGGAATGTTTGAGATTAAATCCGGAATTTTTGGgatgaaaaattcctttttcccccaaaaaaacgcatattttccctaaaaaaaaaatcacattttttcccaaaacctcccccccaaaaaatcccttttttcccctccataaTTCCCATGTTTCCCCCTAAAAAATCCCCggttttccccccaaaattcccaattttcccccaaaaaactcaattttccccccaaaaaatcccattttttccccaaaaactcCCAGTTTCCCCCACAAATTCCCTCTATttctccccaaaaaaccccctcttttttccccctccataATTCCCACGTTTCCCCCTAAAAATTCCCgcttttcccccccaaaaattcccgGTTTTTCCCCGGAAATGACGCAAATTCCGTGACTCAAAATTCAGGAATTTCCCCGTCCCCTCGCCAAGTGGGCGTGGCCTCATCGCAAACCACACCCCCTCCTCTCTCCACCAATCAAATCGCGCCGTGGGCGTGGCTTCCACCCCCCTCCTGTTATAACCCCGAGGTCGCGGGTTCGAATCCCGGCATTTCCTTTTTCGCCATGTCGATGGTGGCGGCGGTCGCGGCCACCGCGAGGTGTCCTGGCCGGGTTTGGGGACATCTCGAAGGTGTCCCCAAAGGGGTGGCACCGTCCCCACCTCGTCACTTCACCTTCGAacccctcccgccgccccccggccctTCCAGGCCTCGGCGGCGCCATCGGCGCGTTCTTTATCCGCCCGCTGTGAGTATGGGATGATTTTTCGGGGGGGTTTTAATCTGAATTTAATCTGAATTTAATCTTTTTGGGGTGGTTGGGGTCATTCTATATCCTTTATGTCCCCTATAGATATCAGGAGTTGCCTATAGCCTCGCCTAAACCCCCCTGAACTTGCCTAAATTTGCCCAAAATTTGTAAAATTTGCCCAAAACTTCTTCCGAATTCGCCTCCAGCTTCTAAAATTTGCCCTGAAATTCCCAAACTTGCTCCAAACCCTCTCGAAATGGCCCTGAACCCCCTCAAACCTGCCCTGAACCTCCCTAAACTCCCCCAAACTTGTCCCAAATGCCCCCAAACTTGTCCCAAATGCCCCCAAACTCGTCCTAAATTTCCCCAAACTCGTCCTAAACTTCACCAAATTCGCTTTAAACCCCCCCAAACTTGTCCTGaatttccccaaatcccccaaactcCTCCTAAAGTTCCCCAAGTTTGCCTTAAACCCCTCCAAACTCCTTCTAAAATTCCTCAAATTCACCCTAACCCCCCCAAACTACTCCTAAAGTTCCCCAAATTCGCCTTAAACCTCCCCAAACTCCTCCCAAAATTCCTCAAACTCCCCCTCAATCCCCCTGAACTCCCCCAAACTCGTCCTAAAgttccccaaattccccccaaatcccccaaactcGTCCTAAACTtgcccaaattcccccaaacccccccaaacttGTCCAATACCCCTTAAATCCCCTATAGACGCCCCCCAAACCCTttccaaatcccaaaattcctggaattccccGGCCGCAATCCGAAATTGGCCTCATTTCCcggaggggtggggggaggtTGAGTCACTTCCACCCCCTCCGCTCTGACTCAGCCTTTCCTGGCGCTCTCGGGGGAGGATTTGGGCCCCTCCCCGCCCAGTTttttgctccaggctgggatttaTTTGcccaaaaaaagggaatttttatCCCTGAGTGGGAATTATTTaccccaaaattaaaattatttaccCCAAGGAGGGTTAATTATCTCAAACCCTTTGCGAAGCTAAGCAGGGTCCGCCCGGGTCACCCCTTGGATGGGTTCCCTAACCTGACTAGGGGAATATTTACCCCAAAAAgggacttttttccccaaaatggaTTTGATTGCTCCCAAAACATACGGAATTTTAtccaaaaatgggaattatttgCCCCCAAATTGGAATTATTTACCCCAGGGTAGAATAATTCCCCCAATCCCTTTGTGAAGCTAAGCAGGGTCTGCCAGGGTCACCCCTTGGATGGGTTCCCTAACCTGACTAGGGGAATATTTACCccaaaaagaaacttttttcccccaaaatgaatttatttacCCCAAACCAGAGGGAATTTTATCCAAAAATAGGAATTATTTGCCCCCAAATTGGAATTATTTACCCCAAGGAGGGTTAATTCCCCCAACCCCTTTGTGAAGCTAAGCAGGGTCCGCCAGGGTCACCCCTTGAATGGGTTCCCTAACCTGACTAGGGGAATATTTATCccaaaaagaaacttttttcccccaaaatgaatttatttacCCCAAACCAGAGGGAATTTTATCCAAAAATAGGAATTATTTGCCCCAAAATTGGAATTATTTACCCCAGGGTAGAATGATTCCCCCAATGCCTTTGTGAAGCTAAGCAGGGTCCGCCCGGGTCACCCCTTGGATGGGTTCCCTACCCTTCTCTTCCCCCTCTCTAATCCCacctccctcccttttcccacctggaattttccccagaattccaggaattcccccaaaattcctgaaatttcCCCCAATCCCGCTGACCCTCGACCTCAATTTCGGAATTCTTGTgtccccccctccttcccaggtGCGTCGCCCCCTGCCCTCGGAAGAACCCAGCGCCGCCAAGcgcctcctgctgctcctcctggccgTGGTGGGCACCCAAATCTACAACGCGCCCGGCGACGTGGCCGACGTCACCTCGGGGGGGACGAGGACACCCCTGGGGACGCCCCCGATCCCAGAGGGACCCCAAATTCCCAACGGGACGGCGCTGGTGGCACCCACGGGTGGCTCCTGCCCCTCGCTGTCGGTGTCGCCCCCTGGTGGCGCCAGGACGCGGTGAAGACCCCGCCCCCGAACCGCGCTGGGGGCGGCGCCCGGGACTGCCACGCCCTCctggattaattaattaattaacgAGGGCGTTAATTAAGGCGGAAGAGCTCCGGCGCCGGTGTTGGACGATCCCAGTTTGGAACTGGGAGGACTGGAAAGGGGCGGAGTCCTAGATGGAGGGGCGGGGCTTCACATTCCCTAATTAATTAGATGTGTAATTAAGCCCTAATTAACGACCGGCTCGTTGATTAGCTGCCAATTAAGGTGGGAACAAGCCCCACGTGTGAATTTTGAGGTTGGACCAATCCCAGTTTGGAACTGGGAGGACTGGGAAGGGGCGTGGCCAGGATGGCCTCGTTAACGAGGGTTTTAATTAACGAGGTCACCTCTACCTCAGCTTCAGCGCCTGTGGCTGCTGAACggattaattaattatttttaattattgtaaCTATTTATTCACcagttatttattatttattggtcattatttatttatttatttgtcattatttattaattatttattaattaatcgCCTCGGGATTATTTATTGTGATTTGATTGGGGGGTATTTAATGttgtaattaattaaaatcatCTCTTGAATTAATTAACGGCGGTTCCGTCTTGATTGGAATTTTTGGTGATGGGAATTGAGGGGAAAACgatgggaaaaaatcccaatttttggCCATTTTATCCTGAAATTTTGGGGCAAAACGATGGAAAACCCCAATTTTTGGCCATTTTATCCCTGAATTTTGGGGCAAAACGAtggaaaatcccaatttttggccattttatcccaaaattttggggcaaaatgatggaaaatcccaatttttggCCATTTTATCCCATAATTTTAGGGCAAAACGAtggaaaatcccaatttttggCCATTTTATCCCGAATTTTTGGggcaaaatgaaggaaaatcccaattttttgccattttatcccaaaatttgggggaaaacgatggaaaatcccaatttttggCCATTTTATCGCGAAATTTTGGGGCAAAACGAtggaaaatcccaatttttggCCATTTTATCCCAAAATTTGGGGCAAAACGATGGAAAACCCCAATTTTTGGCCATTTTATCCCGAATTTTTGGGGCAAAACGAtggaaaatcccaatttttggCCATTTTATCCCTGAATTTTGGGGCAAAACGAtggaaaatcccaatttttggCCATTTTATCCCTGAATTTTGGGGCAAAATGATGGAAAACCCCAATTTTTGGCCATTTTATCCCAAAATTTTGGGGCAAAACGAtggaaaatcccaatttttggCCATTTTATCCCATAATTTTAGGGCAAAACGAtggaaaatcccaatttttggCCATTTTATCCCGAAATTTGGGGGAAACGAtggaaaatcccaatttttggCCATTTTATCCCAAAATTTTGAGGCAAAACGAtggaaaatcccaatttttggCCATTTTATCCCAAAATTTGGGGCAAAACGAtggaaaatcccaatttttggCCATTTTATCCCTGAATTTTGGGGCAAAACGATGGAAAACCCCAATTTTTGGCCATTTTAtcccaaaatttgggggaaacgatggaaaatcccaatttttggCCATTTTATCCCAAAATTTTGAGGCAAAACGAtggaaaatcccaatttttggccattttatcccaaaatttgggggaaacgatggaaaatcccaatttttggccatttttatCCCAAAATTTTGGGGCTAAACGAtggaaaatcccaatttttggCCATTTTATCCCAAAATTTTGAGGCAAAACAAtggaaaatcccaatttttggCCATTTTATCCCAAATTTTTGGGGGCAAAACGAtggaaaatcccaatttttggCCATTTTATCCCTAAATTTTGAGGCAAAATGAtggaaaatcccaatttttggCCATTTTATCCCCAAATTTTTATGGTAAATAATGacaaaatcccaatttttggCCATTTCAGCCCAAGTCGGATTTTTATTGACCCGACACAAAATACAAAGTCacaaaaagtaacaaaaaaacccaaaaaaattcaatttttcgttaaaaaaaagaaaaaaagtttaaaaaacctCGAGTTCACTCCTGGTTTTTcgggaaaaacccaaaatatccAAAAGAAAATCCAATTTTTCCTCCCAAATCCACATTGGGTGGAATTCATGACccaaatttgggaattttttttcccaaatttcgatttttttcccataaacttcatcattttttcccaaatttttaaggtttttcctaatttttacgGGTTTTCCCCCCCAATTTTTGAGTTTCTTTCTTGGAATTTTGAGGCTTTTCCCAAATTTTGACACTTTCCccaattttttaatattttttcccaaatttttcctatttttccccattttttgggtgattttccccaaattttttgggtttttttcccaaatttttggtgatttttcccaatttttggggttttttccccaaattcaaGAACCGGAAGTTGGGAAGATTCCCCAGTGTTGGCTCGGCCAACCCCATTTGGACActgggaatgatgggaattCCCCCATCCCGTCATTAATTAGCCAATTAATCACCCCCTAATTAATTAGAGATCGTTAATCGGCCATGAGAACTCAACGGGACCGAGCCAAGGTTGGGTGTTGGGTTGGCCAAGCCCGGTTGGGCGCCGGCGATGCCGGGAACCCCCCGGGAACCATGGAATGATGGGAACTCCTCATCTTCCCATTAATTAATGAATAAAATCACCCCCTAATTAATTAGAGATCGTTAATCGGCCGTGAGAACTCAACGGGACCGAGCCAAGGTTGGGTGTTGGGTTGGCCAAGCCCGGTTGGGCGCCGGCGATGCCGGGAACCCCCCGGAACCATGGAATGATGGGAACTCCTCATGTCCACCCTTAATTAGCCAATTAATCACCCCTAATTAATTAGAGATCGTTAATTTGGCACCAACTCTGAATGGGAACGAGTTGGGACCGACCCACGGTTGGGTGTTGGGTTGGCCAAGCCCAGTTGGGCGCCGGGAGCGCCGGGAACCCCCCGGCACCATGGAATGATGGGAACTCCTCATGTCCCCATTAATTAATGAATAAAATCACCCCTAATTAATTAGAGATCGTTAATTGGCCATGAGAACTCAACGGGACCGACCCAAGGTTGGGTGTTGGGTTGGCCAAGCCCGGTTGGGCGCCGGCGATGCCGGGAACCCCCCGGAACCATGGAATGATGGGAACTCCTCATGTCCACCCTTAATTAGCCAATTAATCACCCCCTAATTAATTAGAGATCGTTAATTGGGCACTGACTTTGAATGGGAACGAGTTGGGACCGAGCCAAGGTTGGGTGTTGGGTTGGCCAAGCCCAGTTGGGCGCCGGGAGCGCCGGGAACCCCCCAGGACCATGGAATGATGGGAACTCCTCATGTCCACCCTTAATTAGCCAATTAATCATTCCCTAATTAATTAGAGATCGTTAATCAGCCATGAGAACTCAACGGGACCGACCCAAGGTTGGGTGTTGGGTTGGCCAAGCCCAGTTGGGCGCCAGCGATGCCGGGAACCCCCGGGAACCATGGAATGACGGGAACTCCTCATGTGTGCACTTAATTAGCCAATTAATCACCCCTAATTAATTAGAGATCGTTAATCAGCCATGAGAACTCAATGGGGACCGAGCCAAGGTTGGGTGTTGGGTTGGCCAAGCCCAGTTGGGCGCCGGCGATGCCGGGAACCCCCGGGACCACGGAATGATGGGAACTCCTCATGTCCCCATTTAATTAGCCAATTAAATCACCCCTAATTAATTAGAGATCGTTAATTGGGCACCGACTTTGAATGGGAACTCAACGGGACCGAGCCAAGGTTGGGTGTTGGGTTGGCCAAGCCCAGTTGGACGCCGGGAGCgctgggaatgatgggaattCCCACATCCCATCATTAATTAGCCAATTAAATCACCCCTAATTAATTAGAGATCGTTAATCGGCCATGAGAACTCAACGGGACCGAGCCAAGGTTGGGT
This window contains:
- the IER3 gene encoding radiation-inducible immediate-early gene IEX-1, coding for MSMVAAVAATARCPGRVWGHLEGVPKGVAPSPPRHFTFEPLPPPPGPSRPRRRHRRVLYPPAVRRPLPSEEPSAAKRLLLLLLAVVGTQIYNAPGDVADVTSGGTRTPLGTPPIPEGPQIPNGTALVAPTGGSCPSLSVSPPGGARTR